In a genomic window of Ipomoea triloba cultivar NCNSP0323 chromosome 3, ASM357664v1:
- the LOC116012631 gene encoding cingulin codes for MFKSAKSKKEKIKAVFEMQFQATQVPQLKAKGLILSLVPADAGRPTVKLGKAAIIDGTCSWDNPIYETMKLERDSKAGKFQEKIYYFIVATKSSKSGFLGEVGMDFAELAEMTEPVLLSLPLMPADSGIILHVTVQKMQAMPDQRCKEESVVSRTESFDQSFETELECDDYCANSTEGEQFNKTSQYPEQNGTLRHPPSDDISVNQDLSSHQQDFKPQKPAFGINSIERYSHQRSSTDCSLGSTSDGSIKDTTNRPKEDIPRDIVQETETNSTLRLQNQIKMLERQAEVSEIELQCLRKQIVKESKRGQDFLQQIFDLQDERDALKTECDELKFKNRGNVQIQNAPQSEIENLTAELEGFRQELQHEKQLRSKLKLKLQKTEDSNSELILRVRDLNEMLDQKKKEISYLSGKRKSEKCFTEGVARKMSNSKSDQNEEENTETFKKVNELEEMKQTIEKMSREIEVYKKESEELKVQKDQLVSDCEILKNENKDIYSELEQSELEKVKLQQEYSEALTSIKQLKVRVEGLEDEMQRQSMNYSESLDTISMLETEVMSLEKELKKQARAFEENLEAATQARVVQEQRALGAEEALRRTRSNNANATEQLQQEIRRLSVEMASKVDEKEKLAIKAAAEANALLQQNNVLEDSLHEAKKELESTKDHYTKELHQLSIQNNQTLLEESNKMQTLMDEKKKSEEHLQSEIEKLQVLYNELVHGSEQLKLENENLKEQVFELQSNLHKKGQENRPSNGVTVEARQGTGECIHCGEMRSLEGSSLRSKEINSGMPEVINGHAETTHDLAELLMEVASLRDRNKHMEGELKEMEERYSEISLKFAEVEGERQQLVMALRNLKNGKKN; via the exons ATGTTCAAGTCTGCAAAATCGAAAAAGGAGAAGATCAAAGCTGTATTCGAAATGCAGTTTCAAGCAACACAG GTGCCTCAACTAAAAGCAAAAGGCCTCATACTTTCACTGGTTCCGGCAGATGCCGGAAGGCCGACTGTAAAATTGGGAAAAGCTGCAATAATTGATGGAACCTGCTCATGGGATAATCCTATATATGAAACGATGAAGTTAGAGAGAGATTCAAAGGCAGGAAAATTTCAAGAAAAGATATACTACTTCATTGTGGCGACT AAATCATCAAAGTCAGGTTTTCTGGGAGAGGTTGGAATGGATTTTGCAGAATTGGCTGAGATGACAGAACCAGTATTACTATCTCTACCCCTTATGCCAGCAGACTCTGGCATAATTTTGCAT GTGACAGTACAGAAGATGCAAGCAATGCCTGACCAAAG GTGCAAGGAAGAAAGTGTAGTTTCAAGAACTGAATCATTTGATCAGAGCTTTGAAACAGAGCTGGAATGTGATGATTACTGTGCAAACTCCACCGAA GGTGAGCAATTCAACAAAACATCTCAGTATCCTGAGCAAAATGGCACCCTCAGACATCCTCCATCTGATGATATTAGTGTTAATCAGGACCTTAGTAGTCATCAACAAGATTTCAAGCCTCAGAAGCCTGCTTTTGGTATCAATTCCATTGAAAGATATTCCCATCAGAGATCCTCCACAGACTGCTCACTGGGCTCAACCTCAGATGGAAGTATAAAAGATACAACAAACAGACCCAAGGAGGACATCCCAAGGGACATTGTGCAAGAAACTGAAACAAATAGTACGCTGAGGTtgcaaaatcaaatcaaaatgcTGGAAAGGCAGGCAGAAGTTTCTGAAATAGAGCTACAGTGCCTGAGGAAGCAAAttgtaaaagaaagcaaaaggGGACAGGACTTCTTGCAGCAAATTTTTGACCTACAAGATGAGAGAGATGCGCTTAAAACAGAGTGTGATGAACTTAAGTTTAAAAATAGGGGAAATGTGCAAAtccaaaatgcaccacaaagtgaaattgaaaatttgacaGCAGAGTTAGAGGGCTTCAGGCAAGAACTTCAGCATGAGAAGCAATTAAGAAGCAAATTGAAGCTGAAGCTGCAAAAGACAGAAGACTCAAATTCTGAACTTATTCTTAGAGTAAGAGACCTTAATGAAATGTTGGAtcagaaaaaaaaggaaatatctTATCTTTCCGGCAAAAGAAAATCCGAAAAATGTTTCACAGAGGGTGTGGCCAGAAAAATGTCCAATTCCAAAAGTGATCAGAATGAAGAGGAAAACACTGAGACATTCAAGAAGGTTAATGAATTAGAGGAAATGaaacaaacaatagaaaagaTGTCCAGGGAAATAGAGGTCTACAAAAAAGAAAGTGAAGAGCTAAAAGTACAGAAGGACCAACTTGTAAGTGATTGTGAAAtcctgaaaaatgaaaataaggatATCTATTCTGAGCTGGAGCAGAGTGAGCTAGAAAAAGTGAAACTGCAACAAGAATACTCTGAAGCATTGACCAGCATAAAGCAGTTGAAGGTCAGGGTAGAGGGGTTGGAGGATGAAATGCAAAGACAATCAATGAATTACTCAGAATCTTTGGACACTATAAGCATGCTAGAAACTGAAGTCATGAGCCTTGAGAAGGAGTTGAAAAAGCAGGCACGAGCATTTGAAGAAAATCTAGAAGCAGCTACTCAAGCCAGAGTTGTGCAGGAACAAAGGGCGTTAGGTGCTGAGGAGGCCTTGAGAAGAACAAGGTCAAATAATGCAAATGCAACTGAGCAACTTCAGCAAGAAATTAGAAGGCTTTCTGTTGAAATGGCATCAAAGGTTGATGAGAAGGAGAAACTAGCTATTAAAGCAGCGGCTGAAGCTAATGCTCTGCTACAGCAGAATAACGTTCTTGAGGACTCACTGCATGAAGCCAAAAAAGAACTTGAATCAACAAAAGATCACTATACGAAAGAGCTGCATCAACTTTCAATTCAAAACAATCAGACATTACTGGAAGAGTCAAACAAAATGCAGACTCTAATGGATGAAAAGAAGAAATCTGAAGAACATTTACAATCTGAAATTGAGAAGCTACAAGTTCTATACAATGAATTGGTTCATGGTTCCGAACAGTTAAAGTTAGAGAATGAAAACCTTAAGGAACAGGTGTTCGAATTACAGAGTAATCTACACAAGAAGGGTCAG GAGAACAGACCTTCAAATGGAGTCACAGTTGAAGCAAGACAAGGTACAGGGGAATGTATCCATTGTGGAGAGATGAGGTCTCTAGAAGGCTCATCATTAAGAAG TAAAGAGATAAACTCAGGAATGCCAGAAGTGATCAATGGCCATGCTGAAACTACACATGATCTTGCTGAGTTACTTATGGAAGTAGCATCACTGAGAGACAGGAACAAGCACATGGAGGGTGAACTCAAGGAAATGGAAGAGAGATATTCAGAAATCAGCCTCAAATTTGCAGAGGTAGAAGGTGAAAGGCAACAACTTGTCATGGCTTTACGTAATCTGAAGAATGGAAAGAAGAACTAG
- the LOC116011822 gene encoding F-box/LRR-repeat protein At3g48880, with translation MEDREYSERKWEDMDIDVLVKIFQSFDIFQLTSGIGQVCSAWRLACCDPILWKTLDISMIKSNFIKIPLEPYVYVGDQSDKTLTRLLKIALNRSRGNILTLIFHYNLYVSDVQLTYTAERSPQLKRLVMPAWNKIKKTGICRAIRMWKNLESLTMPSIANPPYLLEEISKSCKNFAELKIMGPCDIAFASSIAAFLPDLKVLSLRCSVLYKGALLIILEGLTKLEVLNISHCLLFELPPPAPRKVVNELDESIRERASRLRKFLTCMSDKCTMCQRTRNDEGLIRWYKYEEDLWKEDEVRSLAI, from the exons ATGGAAGATAGAGAATATTCTGAGAGGAAATGGGAAGACATGGATATTGATGTGCTGGTGAAGATATTTCAGTCTTTTGACATATTTCAGTTGACTTCTGGGATTGGCCAAGTCTGTAGCGCATGGCGTCTTGCCTGCTGTGATCCTATACTGTGGAAGACACTTGACATTTCTATGATAAAATCAAACTTCATTAAAATCCCATTGGAGCCGTATGTATATGTGGGTGATCAGTCTGATAAAACATTAACCCGACTCTTGAAGATTGCTCTGAACCGCAGCCGTGGAAACATTCTCACTCTCATTTTCCATTACAATCTCTATGTGAGCGATGTTCAGTTGACATATACAGCCGAAAG GTCCCCACAGCTTAAACGTCTTGTTATGCCTGCTTggaacaaaattaaaaagactGGAATATGCAGGGCAATTCGCATGTGGAAAAATCTTGAATCACTGACAATGCCTAGCATAGCAAATCCTCCCTACCTTTTGGAGGAGATTTCAAAGAGCTGCAAGAACTTTGCTGAGCTCAAGATAATGGGACCTTGTGACATTGCCTTTGCATCTTCAATAGCTGCATTTCTTCCAGACCTAAAAGTTTTGAGCCTGCGGTGTTCAGTGCTATACAAAGGTGCTTTGCTCATCATCTTGGAGGGGTTAACAAAGTTGGAAGTGCTCAACATATCTCACTGCCTACTGTTTGAACTCCCTCCCCCTGCACCCCGCAAAGTTGTTAATGAGCTTGATGAATCAATTCGTGAAAGGGCTTCTAGGCTGCGCAAGTTTTTAACGTGCATGAGTGATAAATGCACCATGTGTCAGCGCACTAGAAATGATGAAGGGCTGATTAGGTGGTACAAATATGAAGAAGACCTCTGGAAAGAAGATGAGGTGAGATCTCTTGCAATCTGA
- the LOC116011778 gene encoding methyl-CpG-binding domain-containing protein 13 isoform X1: MGKKQSLPDCLPAGWKMDVRMRMNGKKDDKCYTDPSNKFKFYSKADALRHISKEMKKKGSEKFTVEKAIAEGLPPGWTKEIRVKKKGGKTRKDPYYIDPESGQVFRSLKEVFRYLGTKDCSKAEPELKDQGPNNVEAGGSLSSLPSEAEEQKVGESKADGLLAMNERFKLGEEHAIKPNGTECCTSPPGKTTHLRKKGAVIENNYVAQVNNLESNKDSDPVECQLVSAHIARERGHEEVVPPAGKEVVEKHGHKIIHKKRKKLRNNKMASLPRRTSKRLAGIEADASLELKTDNQGSQAAATKQQKGQTKAVVTNNNSKDTSNLNEGIERPKTGNAANEKKQEDDATLPLKKLCSPDPDGNDREVGPNIKDGKKTEITPESSSSSSCVKDMWMDPCIDFAIKTLTGAIPIGDEKKVDETPQSSLSCSSAGNPQSSAELPFGGDIWADPCFAFAVKTLTGKEIPITDDLSAQNVLEQQCCAAGPQITNGLPQPPSIRLDDFRQVNNLSAPWHFNVPEKPFYKPQGPVAPPPPPPSAYQNNWLAKFGSNQPSSLC, translated from the exons ATGGGGAAGAAACAGTCCTTGCCGGATTGTCTTCCTGCAGGTTGGAAAATGGATGTTAGAATGAGGATGAATGGGAAGAAAGACGACAAG TGTTACACTGATCCCTccaataaatttaaattctactCTAAGGCGGATGCTCTCCGCCATATCAGTaaggagatgaagaagaaaggCAGTGAAAAG TTCACAGTTGAGAAGGCTATAGCTGAAGGCTTACCTCCAGGATGGACTAAGGAAATAAGAGTTAAGAAGAAGGGTGGCAAGACAAGGAAAGACCCG TATTATATTGATCCTGAGAGTGGGCAAGTCTTCCGCTCTTTGAAGGAAGTTTTTCGCTACCTTGGAACTAAAGATTGTAGTAAGGCTGAACCTGAACTCAAAGATCAAGGTCCCAACAATGTGGAAGCTGGTGGTTCTCTTTCATCT TTACCTTCTGAAGCTGAAGAACAGAAAGTGGGTGAAAGCAAAGCAGATGGACTGCTTGCTATGAATGAGAGATTCAAGTTGGGCGAGGAACACGCTATAAAGCCCAATGGTACAGAATGCTGTACATCACCCCCGGGAAAGACTACTCACCTGC GTAAGAAAGGTGCTGTAATAGAGAACAATTACGTGGCACAGGTAAATAACTTGGAAAGTAACAAGGATAGTGACCCGGTTGAATGCCAACTTGTTTCAGCCCACATAGCGAGAGAACGTGGTCATGAAGAAGTGGTACCACCAGCAGGCAAGGAGGTGGTGGAGAAACATGGACATAAAATTATCCACAAAAAGAGGAAGAAATTGCGTAACAATAAAATGGCCAGCTTACCTCGCCGAACTTCCAAGCGTCTTGCTGGTATTGAAGCTGATGCATCTTTGGAACTGAAAACAGATAATCAAGGCTCTCAAGCTGCAGCAACAAAACAACAGAAAGGCCAGACAAAAGCAGTTGTCACTAATAATAATTCCAAGGATACCAGCAATTTAAATGAAGGGATTGAAAGGCCAAAGACTGGGAATGCGGCTAatgaaaagaaacaagaagatgATGCTACTTTACCCCTGAAAAAGCTTTGTTCTCCAGATCCAGATGGAAATGACAGAGAAGTTGGTCCTAACATTAAAGATGGCAAGAAGACTGAAATAACTCctgaatcatcatcatcgtcatcatgTGTCAAGGATATGTGGATGGATCCATGCATAGACTTTGCAATAAAAACTCTTACTGGTGCAATACCCATCGGAGATGAGAAGAAGGTGGATGAGACCCCACAGTCCTCCCTCAGTTGTTCATCTGCTGGAAATCCACAGTCCTCTGCGGAGTTGCCATTTGGGGGGGACATATGGGCAGATCCATGCTTTGCTTTCGCTGTAAAGACGCTTACTGGCAAAGAGATACCAATCACTGATGATTTATCTGCACAGAACGTACTTGAGCAGCAATGCTGTGCAGCGGGGCCTCAAATTACCAATGGCTTACCACAGCCTCCAAGTATTAGGCTTGATGATTTTAGGCAGGTCAATAATCTTTCAGCCCCCTGGCATTTTAACGTGCCAGAGAAGCCTTTTTACAAGCCACAGGGTCCAGtagctcctcctcctcctcctccttctgcATACCAGAACAATTGGCTTGCTAAATTCGGTTCAAACCAGCCCTCATCACTGTGTTGA
- the LOC116011778 gene encoding methyl-CpG-binding domain-containing protein 13 isoform X2: MKKKGSEKFTVEKAIAEGLPPGWTKEIRVKKKGGKTRKDPYYIDPESGQVFRSLKEVFRYLGTKDCSKAEPELKDQGPNNVEAGGSLSSLPSEAEEQKVGESKADGLLAMNERFKLGEEHAIKPNGTECCTSPPGKTTHLRKKGAVIENNYVAQVNNLESNKDSDPVECQLVSAHIARERGHEEVVPPAGKEVVEKHGHKIIHKKRKKLRNNKMASLPRRTSKRLAGIEADASLELKTDNQGSQAAATKQQKGQTKAVVTNNNSKDTSNLNEGIERPKTGNAANEKKQEDDATLPLKKLCSPDPDGNDREVGPNIKDGKKTEITPESSSSSSCVKDMWMDPCIDFAIKTLTGAIPIGDEKKVDETPQSSLSCSSAGNPQSSAELPFGGDIWADPCFAFAVKTLTGKEIPITDDLSAQNVLEQQCCAAGPQITNGLPQPPSIRLDDFRQVNNLSAPWHFNVPEKPFYKPQGPVAPPPPPPSAYQNNWLAKFGSNQPSSLC, from the exons atgaagaagaaaggCAGTGAAAAG TTCACAGTTGAGAAGGCTATAGCTGAAGGCTTACCTCCAGGATGGACTAAGGAAATAAGAGTTAAGAAGAAGGGTGGCAAGACAAGGAAAGACCCG TATTATATTGATCCTGAGAGTGGGCAAGTCTTCCGCTCTTTGAAGGAAGTTTTTCGCTACCTTGGAACTAAAGATTGTAGTAAGGCTGAACCTGAACTCAAAGATCAAGGTCCCAACAATGTGGAAGCTGGTGGTTCTCTTTCATCT TTACCTTCTGAAGCTGAAGAACAGAAAGTGGGTGAAAGCAAAGCAGATGGACTGCTTGCTATGAATGAGAGATTCAAGTTGGGCGAGGAACACGCTATAAAGCCCAATGGTACAGAATGCTGTACATCACCCCCGGGAAAGACTACTCACCTGC GTAAGAAAGGTGCTGTAATAGAGAACAATTACGTGGCACAGGTAAATAACTTGGAAAGTAACAAGGATAGTGACCCGGTTGAATGCCAACTTGTTTCAGCCCACATAGCGAGAGAACGTGGTCATGAAGAAGTGGTACCACCAGCAGGCAAGGAGGTGGTGGAGAAACATGGACATAAAATTATCCACAAAAAGAGGAAGAAATTGCGTAACAATAAAATGGCCAGCTTACCTCGCCGAACTTCCAAGCGTCTTGCTGGTATTGAAGCTGATGCATCTTTGGAACTGAAAACAGATAATCAAGGCTCTCAAGCTGCAGCAACAAAACAACAGAAAGGCCAGACAAAAGCAGTTGTCACTAATAATAATTCCAAGGATACCAGCAATTTAAATGAAGGGATTGAAAGGCCAAAGACTGGGAATGCGGCTAatgaaaagaaacaagaagatgATGCTACTTTACCCCTGAAAAAGCTTTGTTCTCCAGATCCAGATGGAAATGACAGAGAAGTTGGTCCTAACATTAAAGATGGCAAGAAGACTGAAATAACTCctgaatcatcatcatcgtcatcatgTGTCAAGGATATGTGGATGGATCCATGCATAGACTTTGCAATAAAAACTCTTACTGGTGCAATACCCATCGGAGATGAGAAGAAGGTGGATGAGACCCCACAGTCCTCCCTCAGTTGTTCATCTGCTGGAAATCCACAGTCCTCTGCGGAGTTGCCATTTGGGGGGGACATATGGGCAGATCCATGCTTTGCTTTCGCTGTAAAGACGCTTACTGGCAAAGAGATACCAATCACTGATGATTTATCTGCACAGAACGTACTTGAGCAGCAATGCTGTGCAGCGGGGCCTCAAATTACCAATGGCTTACCACAGCCTCCAAGTATTAGGCTTGATGATTTTAGGCAGGTCAATAATCTTTCAGCCCCCTGGCATTTTAACGTGCCAGAGAAGCCTTTTTACAAGCCACAGGGTCCAGtagctcctcctcctcctcctccttctgcATACCAGAACAATTGGCTTGCTAAATTCGGTTCAAACCAGCCCTCATCACTGTGTTGA